The following proteins are co-located in the Telopea speciosissima isolate NSW1024214 ecotype Mountain lineage chromosome 9, Tspe_v1, whole genome shotgun sequence genome:
- the LOC122639605 gene encoding raucaffricine-O-beta-D-glucosidase-like, producing the protein MLTNFLQKSQGGKIGITLSIKWMVPLSNEHTDVEAAARANDFQFGWFMDPVTFGDYPSSMQHLVRDRLPKFSPKESLILKGSYDFLGVNYYTAKYVTHAPYSPLGNYSTDGCYKILSKFK; encoded by the exons ATGCTAACTAATTTTTTACAGAAATCCCAAGGGGGAAAGATTGGAATTACATTGAGTATTAAGTGGATGGTTCCTTTATCCAATGAACATACCGATGTTGAAGCTGCTGCAAGAGCTAATGATTTCCAATTTGGATG GTTTATGGATCCTGTAACCTTTGGAGACTATCCGAGCAGTATGCAACATCTTGTCAGGGACCGGCTGCCAAAGTTTTCTCCAAAGGAATCTCTCATATTGAAAGGGTCATACGACTTCCTTGGAGTGAACTATTATACTGCAAAATATGTTACTCATGCCCCTTACTCTCCTTTGGGTAATTATTCCACCGATGGTTGCTACAAAATCTTGAGTAAGTTCAAATAA